NNNNNNNNNNNNNNNNNNNNNNNNNNNNNNNNNNNNNNNNNNNNNNNNNNNNNNNNNNNNNNNNNNNNNNNNNNNNNNNNNNNNNNNNGCCGTATCCAGGGAGGACATGcgacccccccttctcccccgtcgGCGACTCGTGTCTGTTGCTGAACCTGGCGCTGAAGAGTGACTGGGCTTCGGCACGTCAGTTCTGCGTCGGAAAAGGGGCTGACTTGGCTCGCTTCTCCGATGCTGCGGGTTACGCTGCCATTCtcgattatattaataaaatcagtAAGTGTAAAGTAGCCTATGGGTTGGCAAGGCCTGGGGAAGACCCCCTGGNNNNNNNNNNNNNNNNNNNNNNNNNNNNNNNNNNNNAGCCGAGATTAATGTAAAGCTATGGATTGTGGTTTTGGTCTTGTGAAATGCGTCCACACACAGCATGCCCCTGTAAGATGACCAATGAGGTAATTAGCTGACCTCCGCGTTAATGCGTTGACACCtcgggaaaatgtttttcttattatgttattgacatcgatgttattatcatattgccaATATAACCGTTACAGTGTTATTAAAATNNNNNNNNNNNNNNNNNNNNNNNNNNNNNNNNNNNNNNNNNNNNNNTTCCAAAAAGCAAGGGACATGAGGANNNNNNNNNNNNNNNNNNNNNNNNNNNNNNNNNNNNNNNNNNNNNNNNNNNNNNNNNNNNNNNNNNNNNNNNNNNNNNNNNNNNGAAACTGCAGGAAAATGTGTCAGGTGTCCTTATTTTTGCTCTCTGACAAGCATTTTTTAATGCAACGAGACGACTCTCATCTTCGTTTTTTTAATCTCTCACAGACTCGGAGAATGACTCGATTGACGTGTGGCTTGGTGGCACTGACGAGGCTCTGGAAGGGACGTGGTTGTGGGTCACAGGCGAACTCATGCCCCGAGGACCACCGTTCTGGGGTTCCACAGACAGGTAAATTTGATCTGCTTTTAAAGTACCAGTGATACGTGTCTAatcctttgcttttatttttggctGAATCTAACGTCAACTAAAATTAATAAGAACCTTAAGGCAAAGTNNNNNNNNNNNNNNNNNNNNNNNNNNNNNNNNNNNNNNNNNNNNNNNNNNNNNNNNNNNNCATACNNNNNNNNNNNNNNNNNNNNNNNNNNNNNNNNNNNNNNNNNNNNNNNNNNNNNNNNNNNNNNNNNNNNNNNNNNNNNNNNNNNNNNNNNNNNNNNNNNNNNNNNNNNNNNNNNNNNNNNNNNNNNNNNNNNNNNNNNNNNNNNNNNNNNNNNNNNNNNNNNNNNNNNNNNNNNNNNNNNNNNNNNNNNNNNNNNNNNNNNNNNNNNNNNNNNNNNNNNNNNNNNNNNNNNNNNNNNNNNNNNNNNNNNNNNNNNNNNNNNNNNNNNNNNNNNNNNNNNNNNNNNNNNNNNNNNNNNNNNNNNNNNNNNNNNNNNNNNNNNNNNNNNNNNNNNNNNNNNNNNNNNNNNNNNNNNNNNNNNNNNNNNNNNNNNNNNNNNNNNNNNNNNNNNNNNNNNNNNNNNNNNNNNNNNNNNNNNNNNNNNNNNNNNNNNNNNNNNNNNNNNNNNNNNNNNNNNNNNNNNNNNNNNNNNNNNNNNNNNNNNNNNNNNNNNNNNNNNNNNNNNNNNNNNNNNNNNNNNNNNNNNNNNNNNNNNNNNNNNNNNNNNNNNNNNNNNNNNNNNNNNNNNNNNNNNNNNNNNNNNNNNNNNNNNNNNNNNNNNNNNNNNNNNNNNNNNNNNNNNNNNNNNNNNNNNNNNNNNNNNNNNNNNNNNNNNNNNNNNNNNNNNNNNNNNNNNNNNNNNNNNNNNNNNNNNNNNNNNNNNNNNNNNNNNNNNNNNNNNNNNNNNNNNNNNNNNNNNNNNNNNNNNNNNNNNNNNNNNNNNNNNNNNNNNNNNNNNNNNNNNNNNNNNNNNNNNNNNNNNNNNNNNNNNNNNNNNNNNNNNNNNNNNNNNNNNNNNNNNNNNNNNNNNNNNNNNNNNNNNNNNNNNNNNNNNNNNNNNNNNNNNNNNNNNNNNNNNNNNNNNNNNNNNNNNNNNNNNNNNNNNNNNNNNNNNNNNNNNNNNNNNNNNNNNNNNNNNNNNNNNNNNNNNNNNNNNNNNNNNNNNNNNNNNNNNNNNNNNNNNNNNNNNNNNNNNNNNNNNNNNNNNNNNNNNNNNNNNNNNNNNNNNNNNNNNNNNNNNNNNNNNNNNNNNNNNNNNNNNNNNNNNNNNNNNNNNNNNNNNNNNNNNNNNNNNNNNNNNNNNNNNNNNNNNNNNNNNNNNNNNNNNNNNNNNNNNNNNNNNNNNNNNNNNNNNNNNNNNNNNNNNNNNNNNNNNNNNNNNNNNNNNNNNNNNNNNNNNNNNNNNNNNNNNNNNNNNNNNNNNNNNNNNNNNNNNNNNNNNNNNNNNNNNNNNNNNNNNNNNNNNNNNNNNNNNNNNNNNNNNNNNNNNNNNNNNNNNNNNNNNNNNNNNNNNNNNNNNNNNNNNNNNNNNNNNNNNNNNNNNNNNNNNNNNNNNNNNNNNNNNNNNNNNNNNNNNNNNNNNNNNNNNNNNNNNNNNNNNNNNNNNNNNNNNNNNNNNNNNNNNNNNNNNNNNNNNNNNNNNNNNNNNNNNNNNNNNNNNNNNNNNNNNNNNNNNNNNNNNNNNNNNNNNNNNNNNNNNNNNNNNNNNNNNNNNNNNNNNNNNNNNNNNNNNNNNNNNNNNNNNNNNNNNNNNNNNNNNNNNNNNNNNNNNNNNNNNNNNNNNNNNNNNNNNNNNNNNNNNNNNNNNNNNNNNAACCTACGTTAAGGTCTGTCCACCCAGACGGGCCTGATTGGGGCAGGAATGTATATGACATCGCGGACTGACAAACTACTCAGTAAACAAGTAGTTTCCTCGTTGCCCGCGGATGTACCCGCCGACCATGCCCGTATGGGTGGCCAGGCCTTGAGANNNNNNNNNNNNNNNNNNNNNNNNNNNNNNNNNNNNNNNNNNNNNATTTGCAtccctttaaaaacattttcgcTAATGCTTGCCACCTCTTGCAGCTACAAGGCGGCGCCCGATGGAGGAACGTCCCAGAACTGCGCTGGCCTGTACAAACGCGATAATTATTACATGCACGACCTTCGCTGCAACGGCGCTGCGGCTCCACTTTGCcagaaattataacaaaataccCACAGTGCATATTCTATCATGGCATACATGATGCCATAGTTCTTCAGATAATTTTCCACAGAACAATCCCATACAAAGTATTTTTAAGGTGTTATGGATAGCCTANNNNNNNNNNNNNNNNNNNNNNNTTCTGCAACTTTTGAAAATAGTAATCCTTGTATTCTTATGAAATGCATGTGAGTTTACGTTCTGTAATAAATCCCCGTggcttttttatttcgtttcgtaAGTAATTGATGTAAGTTCATGCtgcatttatataatttgttgcCCGAAAAATACATGCCTGGAGAGTAATCTGCNNNNNNNNNNNNNNNNNNNNNNNNNNNNNNNNNNNNNNNNNNNNNNNNNNNNNNNNNNNNNCTTAGTATACATTTGGTTCTCTTTCGTGGCACCCTCTCCGGACAACGTGACAATATGCGAGTTGCGGATAAATTAGTGAGTAATAGAACAGCTTTAACCATTTATTTGTGAGAAAATCTCGAATTAGATGAAAATGTAACACTGTTTACTGGTTTTCTTTTGTAAGTGGCGCGATTGCTCCTTGTGAGTTTACTGTCTAGAATAACAGCCATGCAATTTTacaccgttttttttcttttgaacatTTTATTGCTAACTGAAATATGTAGAATAtgtgttgacatttttttttcattctgttgaAAATCACATCGCAGATTTTGTTTTTATAGAGTATTAGCTTATTACGCTTAAACCATTTATCGACAAGGGCTAATTTTTTGTTTACCTCATTGATTAGGTGTTCAATTCTGGGACCTTCCGGAGAGTGCAATCGTCCGCAAACAAGGTGAACTTGAATTACTTACTACTATTAGTCAGGTCgttaataaaaaggagaaagaaagggggtgcTAGAATCGAGTCTAGGGGAACACCATACATAGCAGGAAGATGATTGAGTGCGACTGTAATTTACGAATTGTGACCTAATAGTCAAGTATGATCTAAACAAGTTATTTGTAATACTTGCAATGTCATAgtggtttagtttagtttagctaGAAGGATGGTCATGGTTAACTGTGTCGAAAGCTTTACTGAAGAACTTTACTGAGAACATTTTTGTTATCAAAAAGATTTCTATATGCTGCCAGTGAATGACACTAGGGCAGTTTGGGTGGAATTTTCTTTTTGGAAACCGAactgcgagggagagagaatactGTTACTAACGCAGAAGTTCTCGAAGCTAttataaaccatttttttctttctaaaagttTGCTGAATATTGTTAGGAATGATATAAACCTGTAATTAACAAGCAGAACTGGGTCTCAGGATTTTAGGATCGTGTTTACTTTTTAGGATCGTGTTTTGTTTGAAAAGAACTAAGGGAAATGCCATATTTTAATGATAGATTAAATGCATAAACTAATGATAGCTTAGATTACAAGTAGGGGAATGTTATCACTGCCTGCTGATGTTTGTTTTAATTCCTTTACTAATTTTGATACCTCAGCAGGGGAGGTCTCAGTAAGTACAAGTGCCTGTTGCACAGGATTGGCGAGGTACATGTTGGTACTGATAGAGTTTTTGCAATGTTTACGAAGTAAACAATAAAGCTATTTGCTATTTCGGATAAGTTAGAACGACTCGTGCCCGTCAATTTTCATTAGGGTTGGGTTGCGTTATTAGATCTGTTTAGAATGTAGAAAGTCGTTTTTGAGTCACCGGAAGTCTATACAAATTTGCTTTTGTCGTTTCGGCTTCAACTTTACGTATGGTGAGGGCGAGTTTATTCGCCAAAAGTGACAGGATGCAGGTTAATAAGCAAACATTAGATGAATGAAACAGGTAATATGTATCTAAAATAATCATCTAAGTAATAGGTTGATATATGGAAAGGTGAAATTGAATAACTATATATggaaaatgcacaaaaaataacaaagctcCTCAAAGCCGCCAGTCTAGAAAAGTttgatataactaataattaaaatcgaCTGATACCACTAAATATTTAAATCGATTGATACCGCCTATGATCATGCAGACTCTAGATCGTCCCCGAGTCGGTGATTGCCGTGAAACGACGATGAAATGGCGCAAGACCGAGAACCCCTCCGCCGACGGTAAAGAGTGCGACCCTCAAGCCAGCATCCCGTGAAGACTCGCCCGTCGACGCGCTCTCAAAATAACCGTTTGAGGAGCACGAGACAACGAGCGATTGTAGGCGCTGCCCATGTCATATCCTGAGGGCCTGCAGCTGGCCCGGGAAGttcgtggccccccccccccctggcggtATCGGGGTAAGAGTTATACCGCAAATGATAAAAGTGGATTGCATAAATACACAAATCTTGGCGTTGAACAAACATTTGGGATTATTTCTAGGAGTTTTTGTTGATCGAAACTGATGTATAAAGTGAAATGAATAAGAATATTGAGACGTGCATTAATAAAAAATTCTTGTTCGAAAGCACATTCGCTTATTAGCTCACTAAACGGATTTGAAATCGACGTTTAGTTATGCTGGTTGCAGATTACCTTCCTAAAGGACAAATGCTTTAATGTATTTCGACCGTACTGACGTGTGGTATAGCTGTCTCTTGCCtatattccccttccctttctcaagCATTTATGAATCGACGACAAggcattgtatattatatactcagTGTTGACAGAATAAACTATATCTGtccggaaaacaaaacaaaacaagcctTTCGAAGCGTTCATGatatttaagattatatatatacatacctctagTAATTCAGACGTAATTTGGACAGTAGACACTTTAGCACAGAAAGGAAGCAAGCGCTGCGGTCAGCCAGCGACAGGAAGCGTGAATTGCCATGAGCTGTGGAATGTGGCAAAGTCTTTAACACTAAACGTTTACGTATGGTCACCCGTGTCTTTTAAAACGTAATTTTCTAAATAATACTTTGGTCCGAATGCGATAGGTCTCTATAAGGTTGCGAGCAAAATGCCAGATCATCACGCGTTACGTTTACAATTCGGTCACTTTGCGTACAGGAACGGTGCAACACTATGTAGAGACAATGCAATGCAATCGACTCCCTCAGCAATTTTGGAAAGTACGCGCGGATTCAGTATAATAGATTTGTGCGCAACAGTACCATTTAAATTCATTGTGGAGGAATTAATAAACGTTTCTACGCAGGCCCCGGCACTGCTTAGCGtgaccgaatttttttttttattaaaaaattatactttGGTGAATGTCagaagagatggataaataaaacagaaaaataaaagttcaGTGCACGAAACTCTTCTCGATCTGTTCTGTTTACCATTTGTGAAAGATATTCCAAGTACAGAAAGGCgagagtatatataatgaataaatttaacATAAATAACTTGAAAACATGGCATTGCAGACGAGAAAGTATATGGTAATGCTGACCAAGAAATCATAGGAAACTGGTCGAGATCGTCTTTTCGTACGCACTTCATTCATTAGCGCTTTGTAAGAGTAAATATATCAAAGAATCAGTTTCAGTTAAGCGTGTaattgttattcattcattcattcattgtatTACAACAAGCTAAGCAAATCTGCGAAAACATTTATCCTTTTCTCATGGATAAATAAAGGCAATCATTTACTGTAATAGTTAACAGGAGATCGTGCATACCAGTTGCAGTCCAAAACTTCCGCAAAAACAATAGTTTACAATAAGTGAACTGTTGGCGTCTAGCTTGTTTGTTTACTAGCGTAGCACTGTGGGGAATGGAGGGTTTCGAACAACTCGTCCGTTTGAGTTGGACGAGCGGTTTCGAACGCGGAGTTGTNN
This region of Penaeus monodon isolate SGIC_2016 chromosome 27, NSTDA_Pmon_1, whole genome shotgun sequence genomic DNA includes:
- the LOC119590866 gene encoding tetranectin-like translates to MLPCLPLLLLVTLAASNVMKSPEDLESEMFPPVNPNCTQRLTDYILLRQEIQLSKMAAAEEARTQLMRENLQVLTQVRDTLSQVSETLTQRSQVNGKSLVETRRTCDPPFSPVGDSCLLLNLALKSDWASARQFCVGKGADLARFSDAAGYAAILDYINKINSENDSIDVWLGGTDEALEGTWLWVTGELMPRGPPFWGSTDSYKAAPDGGTSQNCAGLYKRDNYYMHDLRCNGAAAPLCQKL